A segment of the Polyodon spathula isolate WHYD16114869_AA chromosome 1, ASM1765450v1, whole genome shotgun sequence genome:
TGGCCAATATGATTTTAACAAAATTATCAATAATATAAAGAGGATACCAACCCTAACGGGTACAGTGAAGCCCCCAAGCCCTGCGTGAACGACACCCACCTCCTCAACGTAGCTTTCCAAAAAGGAACCCCGGAACATAGCCGCCATCCAATCACAGCTGGAGATCAGCAAGGGCTTGTGGGCGGGCAACTGACCATCATCCAATCGAAAGACAACATCTAAAATAACAGGGAAAACCGTCTCCACATGTGTCATCGAGTGTGGACactatagacagacagacagacagacaaagtcAGACAGactggcagacagacaggcagagtcagacagacagacacagatattTGTTACAAGCATCACTTCACATCGCTGGAGCTTCTTAATTAGCTATGAGATCCCCAGGATGCCCTGACATGAAAAGCGCTGTAAAAGActacatttgttttgtatctgtaaaaACAGAACTAGCTAGCAATTACATTAACAAGTAACCCACTCAAGTGCTCTTCCAACCCCCTCAGTTCTTTGTGTCCAGTGCGCTGAGCATGGTCTGTTCTCCCAGGGTGGTCTGTTTAGAGCCCTTCATACTTCTTTAAATTAAATCACCTCACTGTAAAGCCAATCCGCTCTACTCAGCAGCTCTGTCTGAAAATGACCTTTACTGTAAAACATCATAAGGGGGCGAGGAAGGAACTGTTCTGCTTAGCCCTGCACTACTGGATCTCTTTGATCAAGCAGTAAGCTGCTTATTAGCACTAGCCACACTACTACTGCCCCCATATAAACTATACAGAGatcttgttctttgttttgtttttacctttttttatgttattgtaccGGTATGAcggaatacaataaaaatactggGGTGGAGAGGCCCATAATACAGCAGGGCGTACAGGGTGGTGGCATTAAGATATGCTACTGTGCAAATCATTAATAGACTGCTCCTTCTGTAATTGTGGTATTACTGTTTGCACTCTAGATATTAATTAGCATTGAAAAGCAATGCTAATTAGCTGGTTGAAACCATATTCTGGACAGTACTTAAGGGTGATAGATGAACACTGATATAAACAGACAGGTAATGTAGGCTGATAGACAGATTAGACACATAGACGGGCAGCCCTGACCTGCAAAGGTGCCCTTGACCAGGCACTCCTTGATGCGGTTGGCACGGCGCACATGGAAGGCCTTGGTGATCTCCTGGTTCATGAAGCTCTCCTTGTTGAGGATGTTGGCCACCATCATGCGCAGGTCAAACACCTCGAGCAGCTCGGCAATGGAGGCCACCTGCATGAGGTCCCCCCGGCTCTCGTCCAGGCTGCCGGTGTACAGGTAGTTCAGCACAGCCTGGAAGGGCCGGGGCTGGATTAAGCAGTCTATGGACACCACTGTCATCAGCCTCTCTCGCTGGGTCACCGGGTCTTCCACCCGCTCCAAGTACATCTTGAGGAAGCCCCGGCCCCAGCCAGAAAGAGTCCTGCTGACACCCACTCCGCTCTGCTCTTGGGCCCTCTCCGGCAGCGGTTTGTCGCTTTTGGAAGCCGTCAGGGAGCCCTGGTGTGAGAGATGCCTCCTGACAAAGTGGTGACTGCCTCCTCCCTCCAGAGGGTCCTTGTCGATGTTCAGACTCTTAGTGCAGCCGGCCTTCTCCTTCCCTCCCCTGCGCTCCTCCTCTAGCTCCTCcttttcttcttcctcctccccctccccctcctcacattcctcctcctcccttctctcccAGTCAAGCTCCATGATGAAGAGGTCATAGAATCTGGAGCAGGAAGTGGCCAGGTAGGCCTTATGAGCGAAGATGCGGGTGGTGCCACCCTGCAGGAGGAAGAGGACATCAGCGCAGAGGGGAACTGAGAAGAGGGTGGCAGGCCCCTCCCCGTCGCAGGAGGGCGGCTCGGGGATGACAATGGTAGGAGGAGGGGGCCGCGGTGGAAGGAAGGGGGCTTGCAGCAGGGGGCGCTGCACCTTCTTCAGGTGGGACTTCCAGAACTGCAGGTGGCGGCGGGTGATGAGGGCGGCGCGGATGGCGTTGTCAAAGACGTCCTTCACCCCAAACTGCGCCACCACGCTGGTCTCATAGTAGGGCACCCCCAGCTCCTTCGCCACCTCATGACCCTTCTCTGGGGGAAGGATGTCTGTCGGTTTGATAGGCCTGAATGGGACCAAACACAACAGCGTTTTATAAGTTTATTATATGTGGCATGTTCCGTGGGCAAGCGTTAGACTACAAACACCAAGAACACCAAgtgaattaatacattttcttgaacattaaccctttgtgtaGGACGAACGTACCAGTATTGaatttgaacttgaattactgcGTCTGCAAAACTGCTGATAATCTGATATTGTAACACCAGGTGTCTGtacaccttgtagtggtctcttgcgccatctgccagatatttactggtaatgagggactGTGATGGAAGCAGTGTGTCCAGTAGTTAGAGTGGGGACTGTGATGGAAGCAGTGGTAGTAGTTGCAGTGGAAGGCTGGTAGGGAGCTGAGGGACGGTGATGGAAGCAGTGTGTCCAGTAGTTAGAGTGGAAGGCTGGTAGGGGAGCTGAGGGACTGTGATGGAAGCAGTGTGTCCAGTAGTTAAGAGTGGAAGGCTGGTAGGGGAGCTGAGGGACTGTGAGGAAGCAGTGTGTCCAGTAGTTAGAGTGGAAGGCTGGTAGGGGAGCTGAGGGACTGTGATGGAAGCAGTGTGTCCAGTAGTTAGAGTGGAAGGCTGGTAGGGGAGCTGAGGGACTGTGATGGAAGCAGTGTGTCCAGTAGTTAGAGTGGAAGGCTGGTAGGGGAGCTGAGGGACTGTGATGGAAGCAGTGTGTCCAGTAGTTAAGAGTGGAAGGCTGGTAGGGGAGCTGAGGGACTGTGATGGAAGCAGTGTGTCCAGTAGTTAGATGGaagcagtgtgtcagtgtgtccagTAGTTAGAGTGGAAGGCTGGTAGGGGAGCTGAGGGACTGTGATGGAAGCAGTGTGTCCAGTAGTTAGAGTGGAAGGCTGGTAGGGGAGCTGAGGGACTGTGATGGAAGCAGTGTGTCCAGTAGTTAGTGGAAGGCTGGTAGGGGAGCTGAGTGGATGGAAGGCTGGTAGGGGAGCTGAGGGACTGTGATGGAAACAGAGTGTTCAGTAGTTAGAGCGGGGTTCTGGTAGGGGAGCTGAGCTGAGCCAGCTGGGAGATGCGGAGTGTGAAGGCGCTCCTTACTTGGCGAGTGGTCGGCGGGCACGGTTGACTGCGTCGAGGTCGGCATAGCGCAGGTCCAGCTGGCAGCCCACCAGGATGATGGGAGTACGAGGACAGAAGTGCTTGATCTCCGGGAACCACATGGACCTCACGTGGCGCAGAGAGTTGGGGTTGGCGAGGGAGAAGCAAAGGACCACCACGTCTGACCTGCCacggacagagagagagagagagagagagagagaaagaaagagagagaatggGATAACTGGAGGAATATCTGCGAAaccaggattgttttttttttctgagacagAATGCATGcagataaataaatgcacaagTAGGAAATAACAGACAACAGGGTGTGGTAACTGTATAACTACTGTGGTAATGCGGCCAATTTATAACTACTATTGTTTACATACTAattaacaaatgcatttattaatggCCAGATATCCTAGATTTCCATATAGTCTCTCCTGAGATCCTATGGTGTTCAATGGTAAAGCAGGAGCCCTCAGCTGCAGTAGTTAGTTTCAGTAGCTATTACCTGGCAGCACAGGTCAATGCCTGTGATATTTATCATGTGAAGCCTGGTCTGAGGGTGATTTCACAGGAGCCTCTCCTAACTACAGGAAAGAGACAATTGTTTAGTTTTTCCATCTTAGTGTTTCAATCTCTGCTGACAAGAAAGCAGAAGTGCAATCAAGCAACGGCTTCTTCTGTTTGCAGCCAAAGATGCTCGTCCCATAATTATTCTCTGTTTCATTGACAAGCTGAAATAGGTATTTAACTTTGTATGTCTTGGACTTTATCATCAAGGTTTTCCCTTATTAGCGTAAAATAGCATTTTGGAGGTTTCCCTGTGGTTTTCCCATGGTTACCACTGTTTATCACAGTTTTCAATCTtctttttaccatgctttaaccacacctctctgtgctttattacattttgccatGCTTTAaccacgcctctctgtgctttattacattccccatgctttaaccacgcctctctgtgctttaatacATTCCCCATGCTTTAaccacgcctctctgtgctttattacattccccatgctttaaccacgcctctctgtgctttaatacATTCCCCATGCTTTAaccacgcctctctgtgctttattacattccccatgctttaaccacgcctctctgtgctttattacattccccATGCTTTAACCacgcttctctgtgctttattacattccccATGCTTTAACCacgcttctctgtgctttattacattccccatgctttaaccacgcctctctgtgctttaatacATTCCCCATGCTTTAACCACGCCTCTCTATGCTTTAATACATtccccatgcttttactatggataACTTTTCTAGTGGTTGAGCCTTAATAACATCATCTAAATAGCAGCAGGATTAGAACGAGATACAGAGCGAGTGTGTTAATATCTTCCACTGAGACAAGCAGCAGGAAGGCAGACACATGACTGAAAGAGGCTATGAACAgaacttaaaaaagaaagaaaagaaagaaaaacaactgttCCAGCAAACCAAAAGCTGTTCCCTTTTTATGAGAGTTTACCGTGTGCTAAAGCACAGAACACTCTGGCTGGCTATCTTTAGACTGCTCACTGCCTGTCACTAACCATGAGTGATTGAACAAGACAGATCCCTGTGACTCACAATTCAAGCTGACCACTAGGAGCCCTGCTGGACTCCAGCCCCCACAActacaagaaaacaacaacagaaaaacaacattacTAAAGTCTGTCCAAGCCAGGAACCCAAGCAAATCTGAAATCTTGCTGCAGCAGAGTATACGTTTAAGCTATTTTAGATGTTACTCAATCTAATTTGACAAACATTCGAACATGTTTACTGATCTAGCACAATGAGGCGGAGCTCTACTCTGAACCACATACTTTTTATCCAGGATATCTGTCTGCTGGTCTAGTGACTTTTGTATATAGCTCTGCAGCTGTCTGCATATTTGGAGCAATGCTCTGGTAACGTGGTTACAATACCGCTGCACACTGGATTATAAAGCCATGGAATGACAAATCTAAATAGGAGTGGATCAAGTCACGGGGAATTGTGAATTAAAGGAGACAGGCTGCTGAAACTCTGAATACTGTccggtttaaatatttaatatctaCTGTGAATTATTTATAACACACCGTGCAAACACACTTAACACAAAGACCATCATTTTACCTgcaatatttaaatcattttacctGCAATATTTAAACAGGATGTGTTGTGCGTGACTTCCAAGTTTGTTTTAATcaactgcatttatttttatatataagacTTATAATAATGAACATACTGTAGTTactttaacataataaaataacttgtaTTTTAGGAAATAATTCTTATTTAACAAACATTggtatttaaatgatttatcttaataaaaataattttcacaAAGTCATTTGGGATATTTGAACCATTTGTAGCTtcaattagtaaaaaaaaaaaatattatgttttgcatcaccctatagaattaactaatttggcttcataaagtctgctgtaacctgctgaataatgttacattcacatgttgaattacaaaaatgtgatattttgtaatttaacatgaaatactgtactactattatgattTTGACtattgtgatatcattttgcagcttttttgattaaatgatgttgaatacaatacttttatttttatttttattaggtctcaatccaaaaattctaggtgatgcataacttttggtcacagctgtacaTTAATTCAGATTTAGAACCAGTTATCAGCAGACAGGCCTATGCAGCTTCCCCAGCTACAGCAGTCTGTGTGCCACAGCTGCCTCTCCTGCCGTGATCTGGTGAGGTGTGTGGAAGTCTTTACAGAGCGCAAACATCATCCAGGTGTGATCTGGAGAGGTGTGTGGAAGTCTGTAGAGTGCACACATCATCCATGTGTGATCTGGAGAGGTGCGTGGAAGTCTGTAGAGTGCACACATCATCCAGGTGCGAGAGGTGTGTGGAAGTCTGTAGAGTGCACACATCATCCAGGTGCGAGAGGTGTGTGGAAGTCTGTAGCACACGCTACAGGTGGTTGTTACGCAGAGGCAGGAATaggacattttcaaaacaaaagtctCATTCAGATCCTGTTCTAAACGCACTGAAATACGCTGAAGGAGCCCTAGTGCAACCAGTCACAGACAACAGCATTACGAGCAATGGAAACACTACACAATGGTCTTAATACAGTACAATGGTCTTAATACGGTACTGGTCTGGAACTCCAATGGGTTATCCGTGTATACGATTGCTGTGTGGAATTATGAAGATGTAGTGCCAATCCACAATTCCACCAAATGGCTTGTACCATTGTAGTTTTACTTCTCAGCACAGAACAACAGCTCCATCACTGGAGATCATTAGGAAAAAACTTAGTAGGCTAGTTCACTTTAAAAAAGACCCAGTTTTTTGGAAAGCATTTTTAAAGGCATCGCCAGTATGCGATGGTACGGCTGCACTGTAAGAGAGATTAATCTCCTTTGCTGGACTGAAGATCTCAATGGCTGCATTGTGGTGTGAAACCTGGATCATTGCAATCAGCCTGGAGTTTAATTATTCTATCGGCACACATCCACTTCCCTTTGCCTTTCATTCTTATACACCCTCGGCCACTGCCTAGACTCTCTCTCTGTCCATGCCTCTCACCCTCTCCCCATGTCCCTCCCTCTGGAATGGTTTACTCATGATCCTCTTCAATGAGGAGATCAGATTATCTTGTTCATTTTAAGGGAGGATTAAGGGATTTTAAAGAGCTCTTGTTCACAGCCACCTCATTTCAGCTTTGCGAGGTGATTGGGTAGAGAGGTAGCAGCTTGTTGGACGACTTGTGGCAGAGAGCTTAGTCGCTAGGAACACTCCGTGTGTTCTAAAACAGAGTCGCTGGGACTGGCGGCGGCACACCCAGCTGACTCAACAAAGTGTTTAAGCATCTGGCAGGGTCTAACTCATTAACATGCTTCTATCCATTTCACAAAACTCAGTAACTTTAGAAGGACCAGCTGGATATTCAGAATGCTGCTAAATATCTAGCGGCTTTCCAGAGGCGCTGCATGTACTCGTAGGCACAGCCGGCACACaacacatttatgaatacaaaataagccttaaaaaaaataGCTGATAAAACATAACCAATtcatcataaacaaagaagctgaaaatactgaaagctttgtacacACTGCATATATCACTCAGTCacttactgtaatataacacaagTCCAGGCGTACGGAGGGATATACTGGACAACATCAAAAGAAGGAAACTGGTCTACTATGGTCACATTACACGGAAGGAAGGAGACTGCTTGGAGAAACAGATATTACAAGGTACAACACCTGGTTCACGAACACGAGGGAAACCAAGGACAACATGGATGGACAATATTAGAACATGGATGGGCCTTACAACTGAAGAAGCGACGAGGAAAGCTCAAGACAGAGTTCATTGGCGAAGATTTGTACATAATGCGACCAACCCTCGGATCGAGGAAGGttgaagacaagacaagacaacacaagttaaaatttaaataacaagcattaagaaatattacactgcagtaactgctgtagagagagagttttgtttcaagacacCCTAAAAAAAGGGGGGATGTTAAACAAAAcgtgtataaagaaaataaaactgtgctATGAACAAAAAGTGAAACGATGCGCAATACGGgctgaaatatactttattttttatgtgtcaGGCACTACTCTTAAATGACTCAGCCATTTCAATCTCCACTTTATTCTCTGAAATCCTCCCtgtactttccagaccctgagtGCTCACctacaggacctggccatgccaCACAGATAACCTTGGATTAGAACAGAGATCCCTggtatttattcatttcatttttcactgattacttatcatacagtatattctgtgtgcttctctgttgtttctgtgtagatgaattatgccatgatctattccagaaaaaaattagtatatttcaggcagaaacagtataaaagtagacatcaggcgtttttgtttgtttgtttgtttgatttgttttttaaatccctggcattgtggttcctacacaataacaaagtgacaaattacacattttcataaagtcatatcattactgtggttcaCATATGCCTTTACACGCAAGTGCAAACTCAAATTGAActtaaataaactgtagaaaagtGGGCATTGTACATTTACAGTCCACATAACAGAAAATTACCTTgtaagttgggccagtgtttgaaaagtgtAAAAGCACACCTGCACCTGTATCCTGATTCTGTCTCGTCTGCCAAACCTGAAGCAGCACTTTACtctgttgatcctgttttttcatgttaatccctgctgtcccacacatcactttccATTTTATAGGTCAGTGCAAGACAAAGCATGTTGTGATCATTAtctctaatatttatcaactgtgtAGTTTATGCCGGACACTAACGTGAACTTTTatcttcaaattcatgtgcagaaTGGTCGTTCGAATATTCAGAGAGTTTCTCCAAACTTAATAATAATTATCCATGCactgttttcacgttgcactgctaaaGCCTCCTCTCATTGATCAAACAATCAGTACTGACATAAAGCGAAACGGgcagagatattccaaaatgaaatctaatcagaaagcttggccaatcaacatgcagtgattatactgactttAATTGTGACCAATAGCAGCTAAGAGACACAGAAGCAGTatcaggaaacagaatgcaagcagcatgaactgtgctgaatgaaagagCATTTGAGAAACAT
Coding sequences within it:
- the LOC121307615 gene encoding rho-related BTB domain-containing protein 1-like isoform X1, whose translation is MWLSSLAITRVLSMDIDTDYERPNVETIKCVVVGDNAAGKTRLICARACNATLTQYQLLATHVPTVWAIDQYRVCQEVLERSRDVVDEVSVSLRLWDTFGDHHKDRRFAYGRSDVVVLCFSLANPNSLRHVRSMWFPEIKHFCPRTPIILVGCQLDLRYADLDAVNRARRPLAKPIKPTDILPPEKGHEVAKELGVPYYETSVVAQFGVKDVFDNAIRAALITRRHLQFWKSHLKKVQRPLLQAPFLPPRPPPPTIVIPEPPSCDGEGPATLFSVPLCADVLFLLQGGTTRIFAHKAYLATSCSRFYDLFIMELDWERREEEECEEGEGEEEEEKEELEEERRGGKEKAGCTKSLNIDKDPLEGGGSHHFVRRHLSHQGSLTASKSDKPLPERAQEQSGVGVSRTLSGWGRGFLKMYLERVEDPVTQRERLMTVVSIDCLIQPRPFQAVLNYLYTGSLDESRGDLMQVASIAELLEVFDLRMMVANILNKESFMNQEITKAFHVRRANRIKECLVKGTFADVVFRLDDGQLPAHKPLLISSCDWMAAMFRGSFLESYVEEVSIPNTNCACMRAVLEYLYTGLLTPTPDLDAMELVMLANRLCLPRLLALTEQHAVDELQKAGEDADQKVLLYLEMAQFHNAKQLATWCLHHICTNYNSICRRFHKEMKAMSAENQRHFEKQRWPPVWYLKEEDSYLRSRKEREREEEILRKQHIKHGWCFWRHSSSSSSSSPHVS
- the LOC121307615 gene encoding rho-related BTB domain-containing protein 2-like isoform X3 is translated as MWFPEIKHFCPRTPIILVGCQLDLRYADLDAVNRARRPLAKPIKPTDILPPEKGHEVAKELGVPYYETSVVAQFGVKDVFDNAIRAALITRRHLQFWKSHLKKVQRPLLQAPFLPPRPPPPTIVIPEPPSCDGEGPATLFSVPLCADVLFLLQGGTTRIFAHKAYLATSCSRFYDLFIMELDWERREEEECEEGEGEEEEEKEELEEERRGGKEKAGCTKSLNIDKDPLEGGGSHHFVRRHLSHQGSLTASKSDKPLPERAQEQSGVGVSRTLSGWGRGFLKMYLERVEDPVTQRERLMTVVSIDCLIQPRPFQAVLNYLYTGSLDESRGDLMQVASIAELLEVFDLRMMVANILNKESFMNQEITKAFHVRRANRIKECLVKGTFADVVFRLDDGQLPAHKPLLISSCDWMAAMFRGSFLESYVEEVSIPNTNCACMRAVLEYLYTGLLTPTPDLDAMELVMLANRLCLPRLLALTEQHAVDELQKAGEDADQKVLLYLEMAQFHNAKQLATWCLHHICTNYNSICRRFHKEMKAMSAENQRHFEKQRWPPVWYLKEEDSYLRSRKEREREEEILRKQHIKHGWCFWRHSSSSSSSSPHVS
- the LOC121307615 gene encoding rho-related BTB domain-containing protein 1-like isoform X2, producing the protein MDIDTDYERPNVETIKCVVVGDNAAGKTRLICARACNATLTQYQLLATHVPTVWAIDQYRVCQEVLERSRDVVDEVSVSLRLWDTFGDHHKDRRFAYGRSDVVVLCFSLANPNSLRHVRSMWFPEIKHFCPRTPIILVGCQLDLRYADLDAVNRARRPLAKPIKPTDILPPEKGHEVAKELGVPYYETSVVAQFGVKDVFDNAIRAALITRRHLQFWKSHLKKVQRPLLQAPFLPPRPPPPTIVIPEPPSCDGEGPATLFSVPLCADVLFLLQGGTTRIFAHKAYLATSCSRFYDLFIMELDWERREEEECEEGEGEEEEEKEELEEERRGGKEKAGCTKSLNIDKDPLEGGGSHHFVRRHLSHQGSLTASKSDKPLPERAQEQSGVGVSRTLSGWGRGFLKMYLERVEDPVTQRERLMTVVSIDCLIQPRPFQAVLNYLYTGSLDESRGDLMQVASIAELLEVFDLRMMVANILNKESFMNQEITKAFHVRRANRIKECLVKGTFADVVFRLDDGQLPAHKPLLISSCDWMAAMFRGSFLESYVEEVSIPNTNCACMRAVLEYLYTGLLTPTPDLDAMELVMLANRLCLPRLLALTEQHAVDELQKAGEDADQKVLLYLEMAQFHNAKQLATWCLHHICTNYNSICRRFHKEMKAMSAENQRHFEKQRWPPVWYLKEEDSYLRSRKEREREEEILRKQHIKHGWCFWRHSSSSSSSSPHVS